Genomic segment of Nodularia sp. LEGE 06071:
AGAAAGGGAGAATCATTTTGTGATGAGTCCCATTTATTCCCCCCTGCACCCTGCACCCTGCTCCTCTGCCTCTTCCCTATTCCCCTGACTTACCCTTGATTAGCACGCTGCGTAACCAATTCTTAACGAATCAAGTCGTAAGAAATATCAGTCTTAGAAGGAATATTGGTGTTGCGGTCAATTTCCTCGAAGATTGTATTTACAATCCAGTTGAGCAAGTTGATGATACCTTGGTAGCCGATGGTGCTGTAGCGGTGTAAGTGGTGGCGATCCATGATAGGATAACCAATTCTGACGAAGGGAACCTTACAGTCGCGCCATAGGTACTTACCGTAGGAGTTACCGATGAGCAAGTCTACGGGTTCGGTGAACAACAAGGAACGCATATGCCATAGGTCTTTACCGCCCCAGATGGTTGCGCCTTGACCAAAAGGACTAGAATCTAGTAAAGTTTGAAGTTCTTTCTCAAATACTTCGTTGGAGTTGTTAACCAGGATGTGGACAGGTTCAGCACCCATTTCCAACATGAAGCCAACTACGCTGATAACTAAATCTGGCTCACCAAAGATAGCAAAGCGCTTACCGTGAATCCATGAATGAGAGTCAGTCATTGCATCAACTGCACGACCACGTTCAATTTCTAGTTCTTCGGGAATGGCTGTACCAGTTAGTTCGCTGAGTTTCATCAAGAACTCATCAGTACCCTTGATACCCCAAGGACGGGAAACTGAAGTGGGTTGCTTCCACTCTTTTTCAATGTATTCACGGGTTTTGGTGGTAGAGTATGCTTGCAGAGCAATTGTAACTTTACCGTTAATTGAATCTGCTGCATCTTCTAACTTTGTACCACCTGGATACATATCAAACTCACCAGTGTTGGGTGAATCTAAATAGTCGCTGTTGTCAGCAAGAATGGTGTAGTCAAAGCCGAACAGGGAAGCAATGCGCTTGATTTCCCGGTTGTTTCCTACGTATGTATCAAAACCTGGGATGAAGTTGATTTTGCCATTGCTGGTAGCTTTCTTCTTACCTGCGGTCAGGTTAGAAAGAATACCCTTCATCATGTTGTCGTAACCAGTGATGTGGGAACCAACAAAGCTAGGAGTGTGAGCGTAAGGAACTGGGAAATCTTGAGGAACTGAACCAGCTTCCTTAGCGTTGTTGATGAAAGACTGTAAGTCATCACCAATTACTTCTGCCATACAAGTTGTGCAGACAGCAATCATCTTAGGCTTGTACAGTTGGTAAGAGTTCGCCAAACCGTCAATCATGTTTTGCAGACCACCAAACACCGCAGCGTCTTCAGTCATTGAAGAAGACACACCAGAGAATGGTTCTTTGTAGTGACGGGTTAAGTGGGTACGGAAGTAAGCAACGCAACCTTGAGAACC
This window contains:
- the nifK gene encoding nitrogenase molybdenum-iron protein subunit beta is translated as MPQNPENIQDHVELFHQPEYQQLFQNKKEFENGHDPAEVTRVAEWTKGWEYREKNFAREALTVNPAKGCQPLGAIFAAVGFEATMPFVQGSQGCVAYFRTHLTRHYKEPFSGVSSSMTEDAAVFGGLQNMIDGLANSYQLYKPKMIAVCTTCMAEVIGDDLQSFINNAKEAGSVPQDFPVPYAHTPSFVGSHITGYDNMMKGILSNLTAGKKKATSNGKINFIPGFDTYVGNNREIKRIASLFGFDYTILADNSDYLDSPNTGEFDMYPGGTKLEDAADSINGKVTIALQAYSTTKTREYIEKEWKQPTSVSRPWGIKGTDEFLMKLSELTGTAIPEELEIERGRAVDAMTDSHSWIHGKRFAIFGEPDLVISVVGFMLEMGAEPVHILVNNSNEVFEKELQTLLDSSPFGQGATIWGGKDLWHMRSLLFTEPVDLLIGNSYGKYLWRDCKVPFVRIGYPIMDRHHLHRYSTIGYQGIINLLNWIVNTIFEEIDRNTNIPSKTDISYDLIR